The following coding sequences lie in one Alloacidobacterium dinghuense genomic window:
- a CDS encoding NmrA family NAD(P)-binding protein, which translates to MIKPRIVVIGATGKTGSVVVMELLKAGYPVRALVHREDGRSARLKAQGAEIAVGDMSDAERVADALKDVQRAYYCPPIDPYMIQGAVAFAVAAKEARLEHIVGLSQWLASPSHPSLMTRQHWLVDRLFSMMPGVAHTIVNPGFFADDYLVTIGASAHLGIFPWIFGNSRNAPPSNEDIARVAAAALMDPARHDGKSYRPTGPELLGAEEMAKAVGRAIGRSVKVVPTPTWLFMKAARMSGYPIDVFSGIRYYIDDHKRGAFELGAPTADVLDLTGRRAEDFETIARRYAALPGNQRIFGNWLREFGQFMLAPFSPGFDLDRYDRELRRPFPSAPQFATDSKVWRREHAIANATPPDRDKAPITPIGHGQRLEF; encoded by the coding sequence ATGATCAAGCCACGGATTGTCGTGATCGGCGCGACGGGAAAGACGGGAAGCGTCGTTGTTATGGAACTGTTGAAGGCCGGCTATCCCGTCCGCGCCTTGGTGCACCGAGAAGATGGCCGCAGCGCGCGACTGAAAGCGCAGGGAGCCGAGATCGCGGTCGGCGACATGAGCGATGCCGAGCGGGTCGCCGACGCGCTGAAGGATGTCCAGCGGGCATATTATTGTCCGCCTATCGATCCTTACATGATTCAGGGCGCGGTAGCCTTTGCGGTCGCCGCCAAGGAAGCCCGGCTGGAACACATTGTCGGCCTCTCCCAATGGCTGGCGAGCCCTTCGCATCCGTCGCTCATGACCCGCCAACACTGGCTCGTCGATAGATTGTTCTCCATGATGCCTGGAGTCGCGCATACGATCGTCAACCCAGGCTTCTTCGCTGATGACTACCTGGTGACGATTGGGGCGTCCGCACATCTCGGCATCTTTCCCTGGATCTTCGGCAATAGCCGCAACGCGCCACCTTCCAACGAAGATATCGCACGAGTCGCCGCCGCGGCGCTGATGGATCCTGCGCGGCACGACGGAAAAAGCTACCGTCCCACTGGACCGGAGCTTCTCGGCGCAGAGGAAATGGCCAAGGCCGTCGGCCGAGCCATTGGGCGATCAGTCAAGGTCGTGCCAACCCCGACCTGGCTGTTCATGAAGGCCGCACGGATGAGCGGCTACCCGATCGATGTCTTCAGTGGCATTCGCTACTACATCGACGATCACAAGCGCGGCGCCTTCGAGCTGGGGGCGCCAACCGCGGACGTGCTCGATTTGACCGGCCGCCGCGCTGAGGACTTCGAGACGATCGCTCGTCGTTACGCGGCGCTGCCTGGCAACCAGCGGATCTTCGGCAATTGGCTGCGCGAGTTCGGGCAGTTCATGCTCGCCCCGTTCAGTCCTGGATTCGATCTGGACCGCTACGACCGCGAACTGCGGCGTCCGTTCCCGTCGGCGCCCCAGTTCGCGACCGACTCGAAGGTGTGGCGGCGGGAGCACGCCATCGCTAACGCCACGCCGCCAGACCGCGACAAGGCTCCAATCACCCCTATTGGCCACGGTCAGCGGCTGGAATTCTGA
- a CDS encoding RNA polymerase sigma factor, with product MSEGDQELRALMVRYQGGSLEAFQEIYAQLAPGVRRYLLHLAAGSDIADDLLQETFLQMHRSRAAYNPKYAVRPWVFGLARNVFLMNRRAARQWAKVHESREDLPELPVLPEADRLGSQDEIRRGLTYLSPDQVEALLLHHEWGFSFEEIAGMLGITSAAARARASRGMAELRVALNTLQRTRA from the coding sequence ATGAGCGAGGGAGATCAGGAACTTCGCGCTCTGATGGTCCGTTATCAGGGCGGATCGCTGGAAGCATTTCAGGAGATCTACGCCCAACTCGCACCGGGAGTGCGCCGCTACCTGTTACATTTGGCAGCCGGCTCGGATATCGCCGATGATCTGCTTCAGGAAACCTTTCTTCAAATGCACCGGTCGAGAGCCGCATACAACCCGAAATATGCGGTTAGACCTTGGGTGTTCGGTTTGGCGCGAAACGTTTTTCTGATGAATCGGCGTGCAGCCCGGCAATGGGCAAAGGTTCATGAGTCGCGCGAGGACCTACCTGAATTGCCGGTGCTTCCGGAAGCGGACAGGCTCGGCTCCCAGGATGAGATCCGCCGAGGTCTAACGTATTTATCCCCTGATCAGGTCGAAGCGCTGCTGCTGCACCATGAGTGGGGGTTCAGTTTCGAGGAGATCGCCGGGATGCTGGGCATTACCAGCGCGGCAGCTCGCGCCCGCGCCAGCCGGGGAATGGCAGAGCTGCGCGTGGCGCTGAATACTCTCCAAAGGACTCGTGCATGA
- a CDS encoding NrsF family protein: MMDRSPKPPEALMRAIAQDLRPVKPSPQPLQLALRMVPLALLVSSLILLAIGPRYDSRILGPLLTWGASAAQFVLAIVLVWIAAHESTPAGRLPRQMVYLAAAAGSLLVIFVTLLTFSTSPATEPLLRVPPRVNEMLRDSPWIMGFACGIGSTLAGGILVLFFSRAFRNSLAIRPTVAGALYGSGAGLAINAGWRIACPFSTPWHALGAHGTAIMATVILGALIGRYLGNHRFPIGGGRS; encoded by the coding sequence ATGATGGATCGTTCACCGAAGCCACCGGAAGCACTGATGCGGGCGATCGCCCAGGATCTCAGACCGGTCAAACCATCGCCACAACCGCTCCAACTGGCATTGCGAATGGTCCCCCTCGCTCTCCTGGTTTCGTCGCTGATTCTGCTGGCTATCGGACCCCGTTACGACTCAAGAATCTTAGGACCGCTGTTGACGTGGGGAGCCTCCGCCGCGCAGTTCGTATTGGCGATCGTGCTCGTCTGGATCGCCGCGCACGAAAGCACCCCCGCCGGCAGGCTGCCGAGGCAGATGGTTTACCTTGCGGCCGCCGCGGGCTCTTTGCTTGTTATATTTGTCACCCTACTCACCTTCTCGACAAGTCCTGCCACCGAACCTCTCCTGCGTGTCCCGCCACGGGTCAACGAAATGCTGCGTGACTCGCCATGGATCATGGGCTTCGCCTGCGGGATCGGCAGCACGCTAGCCGGCGGAATCCTGGTCCTGTTCTTCAGCCGCGCGTTTCGAAACTCGCTCGCCATCCGCCCCACTGTGGCGGGCGCCCTGTATGGGTCAGGCGCGGGTCTTGCGATCAATGCCGGTTGGCGGATTGCGTGCCCGTTTTCGACCCCGTGGCATGCGCTCGGAGCGCACGGAACAGCGATCATGGCCACAGTGATCTTAGGAGCACTCATCGGGCGCTATTTAGGAAATCACAGATTCCCCATCGGCGGCGGACGTTCCTGA
- a CDS encoding sterol desaturase family protein, which yields MQSATHQYSFSAYKMEQARIGRRRLYPVTIFYGFYSVAVGILVCRSRHAMVGIPFFLLGIGVWTLLEYLFHRYVLHGRFPPGEGFVRRFLHERLDPLHGEYHKHPFNGAHISGKLSDLLPLFALAAPLSFVFPVYTMPIFLVGIIQRYLAEQWLHHSIHFCSFNNGYFRAMKRYHLYHDSPRGMERGFGLSRWFWDIVFKTQFPPPVEDALFRRKNASQVGQ from the coding sequence ATGCAGAGCGCAACGCACCAATATTCGTTTAGTGCTTACAAGATGGAACAAGCGCGCATCGGGCGAAGGCGTCTTTATCCAGTCACCATTTTTTATGGTTTTTATTCTGTAGCGGTGGGGATTCTGGTTTGCCGGTCGCGGCATGCGATGGTAGGGATTCCATTCTTCCTGCTTGGGATAGGAGTTTGGACCCTCCTCGAATACCTATTCCATCGCTATGTCCTCCATGGGCGCTTTCCGCCAGGAGAAGGATTTGTCAGGCGCTTTTTGCACGAGCGTCTGGATCCTCTGCATGGGGAATACCACAAACACCCTTTCAACGGGGCGCACATAAGCGGCAAGTTGAGCGATCTACTTCCACTCTTTGCCTTAGCCGCGCCATTGAGTTTTGTTTTTCCCGTCTACACGATGCCGATATTTCTGGTCGGCATCATCCAACGCTATCTTGCGGAACAGTGGCTACACCACTCAATTCATTTCTGTAGTTTCAACAATGGCTACTTCAGAGCCATGAAGCGATACCACTTGTATCACGACAGCCCACGTGGAATGGAGCGAGGATTCGGCTTAAGTAGGTGGTTTTGGGACATCGTCTTTAAAACGCAGTTTCCTCCGCCTGTTGAAGATGCCCTGTTCAGACGGAAAAATGCGTCGCAGGTAGGCCAGTGA
- a CDS encoding carboxypeptidase-like regulatory domain-containing protein, which translates to MTVASAIIKLCIRAFIFCVSGTVAAVGQRFSAPEPQTGTIMGTVTDVRNDVVPGAAAVLDGPASSDHRTVVANDNGFFVFENVKPGVPYHITVSQTGFANWISPAITLTPKQFLQLTGVKLTIAVAMTTVAVAPNNEQLATQQVEVEEKQRVLGILPSFYAVYDSHPVPLTPKLKFRLASRTATDPVTFLGTGFLAGLDQAADKFDYQQGAKGYGQRYGARYANLLTNVMIGGAVLPSVLHQDPRYYYQGTGTTESRILHVLSYPFICRGDNGHRQPNYSSLGGYLASGAIANAYYPESNRGPKLVFSTALADMGGTMVNAFLAEFVMNRPTRAAKQ; encoded by the coding sequence GTGACAGTCGCGAGCGCAATCATCAAGCTCTGCATTCGTGCATTCATTTTCTGTGTGTCTGGAACTGTGGCTGCAGTTGGGCAACGGTTCTCTGCCCCCGAACCTCAGACCGGCACCATTATGGGCACTGTAACCGACGTGCGGAACGACGTCGTTCCCGGTGCTGCAGCTGTACTGGATGGCCCTGCCTCGAGCGATCACCGAACAGTCGTGGCGAATGATAACGGATTTTTCGTATTCGAAAATGTAAAGCCTGGGGTTCCATATCACATCACCGTGAGCCAGACAGGATTTGCGAACTGGATCTCGCCAGCGATAACCCTAACGCCGAAACAATTCCTGCAACTCACGGGCGTCAAACTCACGATCGCCGTGGCCATGACCACAGTGGCGGTAGCTCCCAACAACGAACAGCTTGCAACGCAGCAGGTTGAAGTCGAAGAAAAGCAGCGCGTCCTGGGGATCCTTCCGAGCTTTTATGCCGTTTACGATTCCCATCCCGTCCCGCTCACACCAAAGCTGAAGTTCAGGCTTGCCTCCAGGACCGCGACGGATCCGGTCACGTTCCTGGGCACGGGCTTCCTGGCCGGCCTGGATCAGGCGGCCGACAAGTTCGACTATCAGCAGGGCGCAAAGGGCTACGGCCAGCGCTACGGCGCCCGCTACGCGAATCTCCTTACCAACGTCATGATCGGCGGTGCTGTCCTGCCTTCCGTCCTGCACCAGGATCCCCGCTACTACTACCAGGGCACAGGCACAACGGAGTCGCGTATCCTTCACGTCCTCTCCTATCCGTTTATCTGCAGGGGAGACAACGGACATCGCCAGCCGAACTATTCAAGCCTTGGAGGCTATCTCGCCTCTGGCGCCATTGCCAATGCCTATTATCCTGAATCGAATCGCGGCCCAAAACTGGTCTTCTCTACCGCCCTTGCTGACATGGGCGGCACCATGGTCAACGCCTTCCTGGCGGAGTTCGTCATGAACAGGCCCACTCGCGCCGCCAAACAATAA
- a CDS encoding aldo/keto reductase has translation MQQRTLGKSGLKVSELGFGCMGLSFGLGPATEKEAAIKVIRTAVERGVTFFDTAEVYGPFTNEELVGEALAPFRGKVAIATKFGWTANPADGGKWNVLDSRPEHIREVAEASLKRLRTDVIDLFYQHRVDADVPIEDVAGAVKDLIQQGKVKHFGLSEAGARTIRRAHAVQPVAALQSEYSLWWREPEQEIIPTLEELGIGFVPFSPLGKGFLTGAIDESTTFTANDFRNSVPRFNPEARKANQRVVDALGKIADQKKATRAQIALAWLLAQKPWIVPIPGTTKLHRLEENLGAANVALSAGDLKEIENAFSGIEVQGARYPDAMQRLVGR, from the coding sequence ATGCAACAACGCACATTGGGAAAAAGCGGGCTCAAGGTTTCAGAACTGGGCTTTGGCTGCATGGGACTGAGCTTTGGACTTGGACCGGCAACGGAGAAAGAAGCGGCGATAAAGGTCATCCGCACAGCCGTGGAGCGCGGTGTTACCTTCTTCGATACCGCCGAAGTGTATGGCCCGTTTACGAACGAGGAGCTTGTGGGAGAAGCGCTGGCTCCATTCCGCGGAAAGGTGGCCATTGCCACAAAATTCGGCTGGACGGCGAATCCTGCCGATGGTGGCAAGTGGAATGTGCTTGACAGCCGCCCGGAGCACATCCGCGAAGTCGCGGAAGCCTCCCTCAAGCGTCTTAGAACAGACGTCATCGACCTCTTCTATCAGCATCGGGTTGACGCGGACGTCCCCATCGAAGACGTGGCCGGAGCCGTCAAAGACCTCATTCAGCAAGGCAAGGTCAAGCACTTCGGCCTTTCGGAAGCAGGAGCCAGGACCATCCGCCGCGCCCACGCTGTTCAGCCAGTCGCCGCTTTGCAGAGCGAGTACTCGCTGTGGTGGCGCGAACCAGAGCAGGAAATCATTCCCACATTGGAGGAACTTGGAATTGGCTTTGTCCCGTTCAGCCCGCTCGGCAAGGGCTTTCTGACCGGCGCAATCGACGAAAGCACGACCTTCACGGCCAATGACTTCCGTAACAGCGTTCCGCGCTTCAATCCTGAAGCTCGAAAAGCGAACCAGCGCGTGGTTGACGCCCTGGGGAAAATCGCCGACCAGAAGAAAGCCACGCGGGCACAGATCGCCCTCGCCTGGTTGCTGGCACAGAAGCCATGGATCGTCCCGATTCCCGGAACCACCAAGCTCCATCGTCTGGAAGAAAACCTCGGAGCGGCGAATGTCGCACTCAGCGCAGGGGATCTCAAGGAAATAGAGAACGCCTTTTCCGGTATCGAAGTCCAGGGCGCGCGATACCCCGATGCGATGCAGAGACTAGTCGGTCGGTAA